Proteins encoded in a region of the Flavobacterium sp. MDT1-60 genome:
- a CDS encoding response regulator transcription factor: protein MTNKIRIHLADDHQVLIDGLTNLLQTVPNFEVVGSSLNGTTVLQNVIENKADILVLDISMPQKDGIEVLQEFNKNESPCKIIILSSYDELKIIKEVMKFGAKGYLTKKCAGKNIIEAIKTVYQGQEYFSDAVREKIFNTFTHNNPKLNKNIYIENPILSPREIEIVTLISLEYTGKEISEKLFISTNTVETHRKNIMRKLQTKNTIGLVKYALKNHLINP from the coding sequence ATAACAAACAAAATAAGAATTCATCTTGCCGATGACCATCAGGTACTTATTGATGGGCTTACCAATTTATTACAAACAGTTCCCAACTTTGAAGTCGTAGGAAGTTCTCTTAATGGCACTACTGTACTTCAAAATGTCATTGAAAACAAGGCTGATATATTAGTTTTAGATATAAGCATGCCTCAAAAAGACGGAATCGAAGTTTTACAGGAGTTTAATAAAAATGAAAGTCCTTGTAAAATCATTATTTTATCCAGTTATGATGAATTAAAAATCATCAAGGAAGTAATGAAATTTGGCGCCAAAGGTTATCTAACCAAAAAATGTGCAGGCAAAAACATTATAGAAGCCATCAAAACTGTTTATCAGGGACAAGAGTATTTTTCTGATGCTGTAAGAGAGAAAATTTTCAACACTTTTACACACAATAATCCGAAATTAAATAAAAATATTTACATCGAAAACCCTATTTTGAGTCCACGGGAAATTGAGATTGTTACTTTAATTTCATTAGAATATACAGGAAAAGAAATAAGCGAAAAACTTTTTATCAGCACCAATACAGTCGAAACACATCGAAAAAACATCATGAGAAAATTACAGACTAAAAACACTATTGGTCTGGTCAAATATGCGTTAAAAAACCATTTGATTAATCCATGA